One part of the Helicobacter cetorum MIT 99-5656 genome encodes these proteins:
- a CDS encoding putative outer membrane protein, translating to MKKTFISLYLVNFIAPIEVFSHPKDGFFIEAGFETGLLQTKERLIQKPNNPFDSNAHRLNGIGKNEKKQENNKEKPIKATQTNTQKNEKQGNENTETIIDVPKDSVIIDEAPTKNNPNGESIIEVPSNDGKIKTNTKIDIDGKEMQAEKIAPNVVEVNGGDMTQNDVPNDSPTQSASEGASKDTYPTLNNSNSNTLNHTSHFTSPDLSQKTTQLLTDSNVTDYYNAFTTLRPIKTMLLDKSAKTNLPQETTWSTNANSLDNTTALNKDNLVNQDIVIQNFLPYDVNNVVLVIQAKDNQGNIKEIPLANFDSISKNTEIKIDASMLKNLEHLNGSVDIYDFKFKTTTNSNEETKRIFTALEGIKTNIQGRFNDDPMVYGYQRYCGDNCYTKINQTSAQHYVNALLNMAYVIDSPEWKNAIDNATFSFIHRGHLVEHQEVVDSFRKDSNFFRFKALRNDTETTTLWGLATPTMLSVTEKVLDPTYTSIHVDPKLAHNDPYASYGTLSERFKFHVLLHEYSHTKGYFGHSASMTGYGANSFAGISTNVWTALNESNKLPIDYKGLQARGERIGKYGAIQNQFALLSTLDTNLNQFMSAISSFSNRNNPIQNQTYSNVMLGFNAKMGYQKYLNNYVGFAYYTIIKYNYSKSSGYAGVIQQVGAGGGIDLLLDFHTKFSGKSIKSTLGVFGGLRGLYNGYSLLKNVFNTGNLDVVSGLNYRYKKSKYSVGIAIPLVQQNLKLSLNDSVGVKEITLKEGSSHFKVFFNYGWVF from the coding sequence ATGAAAAAAACCTTTATTTCTTTGTATTTAGTCAATTTTATTGCACCTATTGAAGTCTTTAGTCATCCTAAAGATGGCTTTTTTATAGAAGCAGGGTTTGAAACAGGGTTGTTGCAAACTAAAGAAAGATTAATCCAAAAACCTAACAACCCTTTTGATTCTAACGCACACCGCTTGAATGGGATTGGAAAAAACGAAAAGAAACAAGAAAACAATAAAGAAAAACCGATTAAAGCCACGCAAACAAATACTCAAAAGAATGAAAAACAAGGTAATGAAAACACCGAAACCATTATTGATGTTCCTAAAGATAGCGTTATTATAGATGAAGCCCCTACTAAAAACAATCCTAATGGCGAAAGCATTATTGAAGTTCCAAGTAATGATGGCAAGATTAAAACAAATACTAAAATTGATATTGATGGCAAAGAAATGCAAGCTGAGAAAATCGCTCCTAATGTGGTGGAAGTAAATGGGGGGGACATGACGCAAAATGATGTTCCTAATGATTCACCTACTCAAAGTGCGAGTGAAGGGGCGAGCAAGGATACTTATCCTACTTTAAACAATTCAAATAGTAATACTCTAAATCATACAAGTCATTTCACAAGCCCAGACTTAAGCCAAAAAACCACGCAGCTACTCACGGATAGCAATGTTACTGATTACTACAATGCTTTCACTACATTACGACCTATAAAAACGATGTTGCTTGATAAAAGTGCCAAAACAAACTTACCCCAAGAAACCACATGGTCTACTAACGCTAATTCCTTAGATAATACCACTGCATTAAATAAAGACAATTTGGTTAATCAAGATATTGTGATACAAAATTTCTTGCCTTATGATGTGAATAATGTTGTATTAGTCATTCAAGCCAAAGACAATCAAGGCAATATTAAAGAAATACCCCTAGCTAATTTTGATAGCATTTCTAAAAACACGGAAATTAAAATTGATGCAAGCATGCTTAAAAATTTAGAGCATTTAAACGGAAGTGTAGATATTTATGACTTTAAATTTAAAACCACCACTAATTCAAACGAAGAGACTAAGCGTATTTTTACAGCCCTTGAAGGCATTAAAACCAATATTCAAGGGCGTTTTAATGACGACCCAATGGTCTATGGTTACCAACGCTATTGCGGTGATAACTGCTATACTAAAATCAATCAAACGAGCGCACAACACTATGTAAATGCCCTGCTGAATATGGCGTATGTGATTGACTCACCTGAATGGAAAAATGCCATTGACAATGCTACCTTTAGCTTTATTCATAGGGGACATTTAGTAGAACATCAAGAAGTAGTAGATAGCTTTAGAAAAGATAGCAACTTTTTTAGATTTAAGGCCTTGCGTAATGACACAGAAACCACAACGCTTTGGGGATTAGCTACACCCACAATGCTTTCTGTTACAGAAAAAGTTTTAGACCCCACTTATACCAGCATTCATGTTGACCCCAAATTAGCTCATAATGACCCCTATGCAAGCTATGGCACGCTAAGTGAACGCTTTAAATTCCATGTGCTTTTGCATGAATATTCGCACACCAAAGGCTACTTCGGGCATAGTGCTAGTATGACAGGCTATGGTGCCAATAGTTTTGCTGGCATTTCGACTAATGTGTGGACAGCCCTTAATGAAAGCAATAAATTACCCATAGATTATAAAGGCTTACAAGCAAGGGGAGAAAGAATAGGCAAGTATGGAGCTATCCAAAACCAATTTGCTCTACTCTCAACCCTAGACACTAATTTAAACCAATTTATGAGTGCCATATCTAGTTTTAGCAACAGAAACAATCCCATTCAAAACCAAACCTACTCAAATGTAATGCTAGGCTTTAACGCTAAAATGGGGTATCAAAAATATCTCAATAATTATGTGGGCTTTGCCTACTATACCATCATAAAATACAATTACTCTAAAAGTTCTGGTTATGCTGGAGTGATTCAACAAGTGGGTGCTGGGGGTGGGATAGATTTGCTATTAGATTTTCATACCAAGTTTAGTGGTAAGAGTATTAAAAGCACATTAGGTGTATTTGGCGGTTTAAGGGGGTTATATAATGGCTATAGTTTGCTTAAAAATGTGTTTAATACAGGAAATCTAGATGTGGTAAGTGGATTAAACTATCGCTACAAAAAATCTAAATATTCTGTAGGCATAGCCATTCCTTTGGTACAACAAAATTTAAAACTATCTTTAAATGATAGTGTAGGAGTAAAAGAAATCACTTTAAAAGAAGGTTCAAGCCATTTTAAGGTGTTTTTTAATTATGGGTGGGTGTTTTAG